The genomic window CCCGACGCCGCTCACCTCCGGAAAGGTGAGCGACCTGCTCGTCACCAGGCGGGCAGCGCAGGGCGTCCATCGCCTGCTCGAGCTGCGAGTCCAGCTCCCAGGCATCGGCATGGTCCAACTCCTCCTGGAGCTTGCCCATCTCCTCCATCAGCGCATCGCTGTAGTCGGTGGCGAGCTGCTCGGCGATCTGGTTGAACCGGTCGAGCTTCACCTTGGTCTCGCCGAGGCCCTCCTCGACGTTGCCCCGGACCGTCTTCTCCTCGTTGAGCGGCGGCTCCTGCAGCAGGATGCCGACGGTCGCCTCCGGCTGGATGAACGCCTCTCCGTTGCTCGGCTGGTCGAGCCCTGCCATGATCTTGAGAACGGTGGACTTACCTGCACCGTTCGGTCCCACGACGCCGATCTTGGCGCCCGGGAAGAAGGCGGTGCTGACATCGTCGAGGATCACCTTGTCCCCGACGGTCTTGCGCACCTTTTTCATGGTGTAGATGAACTCGGCCATGGTTCCGATCGTAGAGCCGTCCGCTCCGCGGCCTGACGGCGGTCACCGTTTTCCGGCGCTGACCGGTGCTCCGCGTTAGGTGACCGGCAGGGCATCGGCGGTGGGTGGCGTCAGCTCCGGCCCCAGCTCCGCCGCTCCGCCCGGCTCGGTCTCCAACCAGGTGTCGACGTCGGGGTCACCCCGTGCTCCGACCTTGGGCAGGCGTTTCAGTTCGGCCGTACACCAGAGCAGGTTGGGGCCCACCGCCAGCGCGTCCAGTTGGGGCATCGAACGTGTCTGCCCGTCCCCGGCCTGCCACCGGCTGGTACGCAACCGCCCGTTGACGATCACCGGGTCGCCCTTCGACAGCGAGGCGTACACCGGGGCCGCCAGCTTGCGCCAGCACAGCACCTTCACCGCGAAGTGCCGCCCGTCCACCCAGTCGCCGGTCTCCTTGTCCATTCGCCGCTCGTTGCTGCGCAGCCAGAAGCTGGCCAGCTCGCTGCCGTTCCCGACGACGCGGTGTGACAGGTCACCGCACACATGGCCGACCACCGTCACCAAAGTCTCGCCAACAGCCATCGTCACTCACCCTTTCCCGTCCCGGCCGTACCCGATGTGCGGCTCCTACTCAGCGTGCACCCGCGGCCGGGGCCCGCGGCATGATCGGGCCGCCGAGCTGTGGACAACCCGGGTGATGTGGACAGCTCGCCTTCGAGGCCAGGATGGGTCTCGGCGTCGTCGTACGCCGGTGCTGTGGCCGGTGCACGCCGGTCAGCCCACCGAGGACCCTTCCCTGGTCAGTGCCCGCGCGGCGGTGATCGCGGCCGGGCCGATCGCCACGGCGACAAGGCCCACCGTGACGAACGAGGTGGACAGCGAGGTCAGCTCGGCGATTCCGCCGATCGCGGGCGGGCCGGCGAGGAAGCCGCTGTAGGCGATGGCGGTGACGAAAGCGATCTCCCGCTCCCCTCCGCCGCCATCGGCTCGCCTGCCGGCCTCGCCCGCCAGGCTCAACGCGATCGGGAACGAGGCAGCGAGGCCGGCACCGGCCAACGCGAATCCGAGGTAGGCCACCGCCGTCACCGGCACCACGGCGGCGGCACACAGTCCCGCGCCCGCGCACAGGGCCCCGCCGGCGAGGACCCTGGCCGCGCCGAATCGCGCCTGCGCCACGCCACCGGCCAGCCGCGTCATGGCCATGGCCAGGGAGAAGGCCGAGTACGCCAGCGCGGCCGCGCCCTCCCCGACCTGCTGCACGGTGACCAGGAGGAGGGCCGACCAGTCGGAGCTGGCCCCTTCCGCGACCGCGGAGCACAAGGCGATGGCCGCGAGCAGCCACAAGGTGACGCGGCGAGCCGGGGCGAGGCCCGTCGCCCGGTGCTCGCTCGCGCGGGGCTCGCGCGGCGCGGCGCCCGGCAGGGCGCCGACGACCAGCACCAGGACCAGCACGGTCGCCAGCGCGGCGAGGATCAGTTGCCGGGCCGGCGACCACGCGTGCGCGGCGGCCAGCGCCGCACCCGCCGAACCGGCCAGCGCACCGAAGCTGAACCCGGCATGGAAAATCGGCATGGCCTTGCGGCCGGTCTGCCGTTCGACGACGACCCCGGCCACGTTCATCGCGACATCGAGCGCGCCGACCGACATGCCGAGCCCGCACAGTGCGGCAGCCAGCGCCGGCACCGACCCCGCTGCGCCGATCGCCGGCAACGCGGCGGAGGCGGCCAGCGTGGACACGGCGATCACCACCCGAGGGCCGAACGCCTCGACCAGCCTGCCGGTGACCGAGGCCGCGATGAGCATGCCGACGCTCGCGCCCAGCAGAGCGAGCCCGAGCGAGCCGTGCGCGGCGCCGACCTGTTCGGTGAGCGCCGGCACCCGGGGTGCCCACGAGCCGAACGCGGCACCGTTCAGCGCGAACACCACGATGACCGCGGACTTACGAGAAACCACCGGCATCCCCTCGCTGCTCGTCCGATCCGATCATCAGCGTGACTGAAGCGCTTCAGAAAGGCCAGTGGATTCGGCTCGACCTAGACTCCTCGGGGTGACCGGATCGAGGCGCCAGCCGACCCTCGACGACCTCGCACGTGCGGTCGGCGTGTCCCGCGCGACGGTCTCGAACGCCTACAACCGGCCGGACCAGCTCTCCGCCTCGTTGCGGGAGCGGATCCTGCGCACGGCGCGCACGCTCGGATACGCCGGCCCGAACCCCACCGCCAGAAGCCTGGCCACGCGGCGTGCCGGGGCGATCGCGTTCATGCTCGACACCGGACTGTCCGCGGCGTTCTCCGATCCGGCGCTGTCGATCACACTCGACGCGCTGTCCACGCGAGTCGATCCGGAGGGGCACGCCTTGCTGCTGCTGCCGGGTGGGGACGACGGCGGCCCACGGGTCGAGCGGGTGCTGGCCGCCCAGGCCGACCTGGCGGTCGCCTACTCGCTGGCCGACCACGCACCGGCCCTGCACGCGGTTCGCGAGCGTGGGCTGCCGCTCGTGGTGATCGACCATCCGGTGCTGGCATGGGGAGCCAGGGTGGGCATCGACGACCGTGGCGGCGCGACCTCCGCGGCCCGGCACCTGCTGGACCTCGGACACCGGCGGTTCGGCATCCTGTCCGCGCAGTGCCTCTCCCGACCCAGGCAGGGTCCGCTGACCATGGATGAGGCGATGCGCAGCCGTTTCCGGGACAACCGGGAGCGGCTCACCGGTTACCGGGAAGCGCTGGCGACCGCCGGGCTCGATCCGGAGTCCGTACCGGTCTGGGAGACCTCGGGATTGTCCAGGGAGCAGGCCATGGTCGGGGCTCGCGGCCTGCTCGACAGCGAGCCCCGACCGACGGCCCTCCTGTGCATGTCGGACGAGCTGGCCCTGGCCGCGATCGCGGCCGGAAGGGAACGAGGGCTGCGGGTGCCAGGGGACCTGTCGGTGGCGGGGTTCGACGACGCTCCGCCGGCGCGGTGGAGCGATCCCCCGTTGACGACGGTGCGGCAGGACCTGGCACGCAAAGGCGGCCTGGCCGGTGAGCTCGCGCTCGCCCTGCTGGCCGGCGACCCGGCCCCGGAGCCGGCGACCCTGGAGGTCGAGCTGATCGTCCGCGACTCGACCGGACCGGTACCCGCGTAGCAGCCGAGCCCGCCCGCCACAACGCGTTCGCCAAAAATGTGGATATCTCCTACCCGATCGAGCGAGTCAAACCTACTTATCCACAGAAGTAGATTTGCGGGCTGACAACCCCACGAATTCTCGGCACAGTAAGAGCATCGAGTTCTGCCGCCGAACACACCACGATTTCGATGCGAGGTACCGGTCACATGTCACGCCACCTTCTGCCTTTGCGTTCGTATCTGCCACGAATCCTCGTCCTCGCCGCGGTCGGCCTGCTCGCCGGCAGCGGCGTCGCCAACGCGGAGGACGACCCGCCCGAACGCCGGACACCGCCCGCGCAGCCCGCCTGCGAGCAAGGAGAGTTCTGCGCCTGGCCGGAGGAGTTCTACGGCGGGGTACCGACCCGGCTCGACCTGCGAAACACCAATCCGGAGGAATGCGTTCCGCTCCCCGAAGACATTGTTGCCAGGTCGTTCGCCAACCGGATCGATCGGCACGTCACCGTGTACCAGGATCGCCATTGTTCCACCGAGGGCGACTTCAGCACATATCCGGGTGGCGGCACGTTCGTTCCGCGGGCACAGTACCTCGGTCGCGCCGTCCAGATTTGGAACTGAGCGTCGTTCGTGGGCTTCCTGCTCACCATTTCGAGTGGCAACGTCCGGCACGATCGTTGCCACTCCCCCAGCCGGATTCGCCCCAGCCCACTTCCTGGGGAAGCCGCAACGGGCTGCCGCGAATCCGATCCGGGCTGTGACCCCGAGCACAGCCCGCCCGCGGGCGCGCCGCATGGCACGACGGTCGCGCCCGCGGGTCTCCCCAGCTCCGGCGGCCACTGAGGGTCGTGTGCCGCACCCTCACCTCCCGCCGCGGCACGCGTCGCCGCCGGAGCTGGGTACCCGCCTTGAAACGCTTCACAGGTGTCAGACGATCGACTGAGTAGTGGCGACTAAGCTGGCGGGGCGCACCTGGCCGCCAGCCGTCGGCGCACCGGCCCTCGTAGCTCAGCTGGATAGAGCAAGAGCCTTCTAATCTCTAGGTCGCAGGTTCGAGTCCTGCCGGGGGCACCACCAGGGATAACGAGGGTCAGAGTACGGCCACACCGCTAGCAGAGCAAGAGAGCACGAGCTACGGTGTGGCCGTATGAGCGCCGATCTGGACATGCTGACCGCCGACTGGGAGCGGTCGCTGCGCGCCGCGGGCAAGGCCGACGGCACGGTGAAGCTCTACCTTCGCCACCTTCGCTACTTCCGCGCCTGGCTCACCGAGCGCGGCGCGCCACTCGACGTGGCCGAGATCACCAAGGACCAGATCGAGACGTATTTCCAAGAGCTGCTCACGCGCGCCACGCGCCGCAACGGACAGGAAGGCGAGCAGGTCAAGCCCGCCTACGCCAGCGCGCAGTACCGCAGCCTGCAACAGTTCTGGGGCTGGCTGGAGAAGGAAGAGGAGATCCAGACCAACCCCTTCCACAAGACGTCTCCCCCGGCCGCGCCGGTCCAGCCAGTACCCGTGCCGCCCGACGACGACGTGCGAGCGCTCCTGAAGACCTGCCAGGGGCGCTCGTTCATCCCGCTGCGCGACACCGCGATCATCCGGCTGTTCGCCGACACCGGTGTGCGCGTGGCGGGCATGGCCGGGATCGACCTGAACGATCTCGATTTCGATGTGGACACGGTGCGCGTCGTGCTCAAGGGCGGCCGCGAGTCCACGCTGCCGTTCGGCGCGAAAACCTCCGATGCCCTGCGCCGCTACCGCCGGGCACGCGCCAAGCATTCGCAGGCCGACCGGCACACGGCGTTGTGGCTCACCGACAAGGGTCCGTTCACCACTTGGGGCATCCGGCAGATGCTCGAACGTCGGGCGAAGGACGCGGGACTGGAGAAGTTCAACCCGCATCGGTTCAGGCATTTGTTCGCGCACACCTGGTTGACCGACGGCGGGTCGGAGACCGACCTGATGCGGTTGATGGGCTGGACCTCGCGGCAGATGGTCGCCCGCTACGCGGCGTCGGCGGCCGACGAGCGCGCTCGCGAGGCGCACAAGCGAGCGCAGCTCGGCGACCGCTTCTGACGTGGTGGTCAGTATCGTTTGCCGTCGAGGCGATGTACCGCGGATGTGCGTCGTCTGCGAAGTCCTGCTGTCACTTCTGCATCGTTTTCTTGCGCGATTTCCTCGCGCAGTTCGGAGATTTCTTGCTTGATCTTATCAAAATCGGCACGATTCTGCAATCGAATGTGTGCGCTCGTGAGTACCGCCATCCAGCTGGCGGCAGCGATAATGATCGTAATCTGAAGCGTTCCCGGAGCCACCAGTCCGAGTGATTCCAGCCAGACGAAAAACGCGGCCAGTGAGGTGATCTCAGCGACTTTTACGTGAGTCGGCCGTGTTCGAAATGGGTGAGCACGAGGGCGGCTTGGACGATGTCGTCGATCCTGCGAGGGCTGGTCGTGAGATGGCGCAGCGATCGCCAGCGCCCGGTCAGTAGCGCGAAGCCACGTTCGCCGAGGCAGCGCAGACTGCGCAGCAGCGCGTTGTAGGTCCGGGCGTCCGCATCGAGTGCTCGCCCGTTGGCTGGCTGCTTGATGGGCGTGTGCACACCGATTCCCGCCCCTTCGTAGCCGGGATCGGCCAGCGTGGACAGGTCCAGCCGGGAGGCGGCCCAGTACAGCGCGCCGAGGACCTGGTCGCGGGCCGCGGTCAGGTCGTGCACCGAGCCGGGCTCGACCTCGGAGACCCACAGCGGGAAGCCATCTGGGTCCATCAGCGCCTGCACGTTGCCGCCCGACTTGCGGGCCTTGCCGGAGTACCAGGCGTCGATCTGTTCACCCTTGACGCTGGTGGTCTTCTCGCCGAGCCGATCGGTGGAGAACACCGTCCCGTCCAAGACCAGATGCGGCGCGCCGTAGGCTTTGGCCTGACAAAGCGCATCGTGCAGGTCCGGCGCCTGGGCGGCGAGCACCTCAATCACCTCGGTGAGATAGCGGTAGCCGGTCGCCCGCGAGATGCGGTGATCACGCGCGAGCGCGGCCACGTCGCGGTTGTCCCGGAACCAGCGCAGCCCGAACACGGCCTGTCGAAAACACGTCAGCGCCCGGCTACCGCGGCGGGTGCCGCGCTCGCGACGCTCGGCGTGCAGGAGCCGGCTGAGGAACCAGGCCAGTTCACGCGGCACGTCGAGGATGGCACGATAGGCAATCACGTGGAGTCCTTCTGGTGAAGATCATCTTTGGCGAGAGACCTTCTACCAGGGACTCCACGCCCATCTTCACCCCACCCGCACGGCCTCCAGCAGGTCAGGCGCTACTCACGCACCAACGATCCTGATCTTGCTGAGATCACCTCAGTGGCCTGAACGGTCCTGACTAATCAGGTCACTCGCGCTGCCGGGTAGCCCGCCAGGAAACGTTCGTGACGGTGCAGACCGCGGACATCCGACAGCGGTGGGCGCGGCAGGAGCGGCCGTCCTGCTGGCCCTGCGCTTCCCCGCTGGGCCGCGTGGACCCTGCTCGGACTTGTTCACCCTCCAGTTCGCGATACCGAGCCAGACCGGTCACTACCTCCTGTGCGGGCTTGACGCGGCCCTCGCGCTCGCCGCACTGGCCACCGGCCCCGTCGACAGCGGGTTTAATGAGTCGTACCCGGTGGTGACCATCAGGCATCGCCCCCAACACCCTGACCGCGCCGACGCCGAATAATCCCGACGGTGGCGGAAAGCCGCAGCTCACGACGTATGTTCGTTCGCAGGCCGCCGACCTTGCCGGCAAGGGGCCGGGCTATCTGGAGATGTTCCGCGGCCTCGG from Amycolatopsis cihanbeyliensis includes these protein-coding regions:
- a CDS encoding peptidase inhibitor family I36 protein, whose translation is MSRHLLPLRSYLPRILVLAAVGLLAGSGVANAEDDPPERRTPPAQPACEQGEFCAWPEEFYGGVPTRLDLRNTNPEECVPLPEDIVARSFANRIDRHVTVYQDRHCSTEGDFSTYPGGGTFVPRAQYLGRAVQIWN
- a CDS encoding MFS transporter, with amino-acid sequence MVSRKSAVIVVFALNGAAFGSWAPRVPALTEQVGAAHGSLGLALLGASVGMLIAASVTGRLVEAFGPRVVIAVSTLAASAALPAIGAAGSVPALAAALCGLGMSVGALDVAMNVAGVVVERQTGRKAMPIFHAGFSFGALAGSAGAALAAAHAWSPARQLILAALATVLVLVLVVGALPGAAPREPRASEHRATGLAPARRVTLWLLAAIALCSAVAEGASSDWSALLLVTVQQVGEGAAALAYSAFSLAMAMTRLAGGVAQARFGAARVLAGGALCAGAGLCAAAVVPVTAVAYLGFALAGAGLAASFPIALSLAGEAGRRADGGGGEREIAFVTAIAYSGFLAGPPAIGGIAELTSLSTSFVTVGLVAVAIGPAAITAARALTREGSSVG
- a CDS encoding LacI family DNA-binding transcriptional regulator, translating into MTGSRRQPTLDDLARAVGVSRATVSNAYNRPDQLSASLRERILRTARTLGYAGPNPTARSLATRRAGAIAFMLDTGLSAAFSDPALSITLDALSTRVDPEGHALLLLPGGDDGGPRVERVLAAQADLAVAYSLADHAPALHAVRERGLPLVVIDHPVLAWGARVGIDDRGGATSAARHLLDLGHRRFGILSAQCLSRPRQGPLTMDEAMRSRFRDNRERLTGYREALATAGLDPESVPVWETSGLSREQAMVGARGLLDSEPRPTALLCMSDELALAAIAAGRERGLRVPGDLSVAGFDDAPPARWSDPPLTTVRQDLARKGGLAGELALALLAGDPAPEPATLEVELIVRDSTGPVPA
- a CDS encoding transposase family protein: MIAYRAILDVPRELAWFLSRLLHAERRERGTRRGSRALTCFRQAVFGLRWFRDNRDVAALARDHRISRATGYRYLTEVIEVLAAQAPDLHDALCQAKAYGAPHLVLDGTVFSTDRLGEKTTSVKGEQIDAWYSGKARKSGGNVQALMDPDGFPLWVSEVEPGSVHDLTAARDQVLGALYWAASRLDLSTLADPGYEGAGIGVHTPIKQPANGRALDADARTYNALLRSLRCLGERGFALLTGRWRSLRHLTTSPRRIDDIVQAALVLTHFEHGRLT
- a CDS encoding tyrosine-type recombinase/integrase codes for the protein MSADLDMLTADWERSLRAAGKADGTVKLYLRHLRYFRAWLTERGAPLDVAEITKDQIETYFQELLTRATRRNGQEGEQVKPAYASAQYRSLQQFWGWLEKEEEIQTNPFHKTSPPAAPVQPVPVPPDDDVRALLKTCQGRSFIPLRDTAIIRLFADTGVRVAGMAGIDLNDLDFDVDTVRVVLKGGRESTLPFGAKTSDALRRYRRARAKHSQADRHTALWLTDKGPFTTWGIRQMLERRAKDAGLEKFNPHRFRHLFAHTWLTDGGSETDLMRLMGWTSRQMVARYAASAADERAREAHKRAQLGDRF
- the ssb gene encoding single-stranded DNA-binding protein gives rise to the protein MAVGETLVTVVGHVCGDLSHRVVGNGSELASFWLRSNERRMDKETGDWVDGRHFAVKVLCWRKLAAPVYASLSKGDPVIVNGRLRTSRWQAGDGQTRSMPQLDALAVGPNLLWCTAELKRLPKVGARGDPDVDTWLETEPGGAAELGPELTPPTADALPVT